The genomic region GCTGCAAAAAATATCTGAATACTTGTGGCAACAAGGCATAGATGCTTATTTACCCACATTAGTGACGACTTCTGTAGAAGATATACAGCGATCGCTAGCCGTTATTGCTGACTATATGCAGCAGCAAACCACATCTCTACCAACCGCTCAAGTTTTAGGAGTCCACCTTGAAGGACCATTTTTAAATCCGCAAAAGCGCGGCGCTCATCCAGCCGAATATTTATTACCACTAACAATTCCACACATTCAGCAACTTTTAGGCGACTACGCTCGCATAGTCAAGGTTATCACCCTTGCCCCAGAATTAGATCCCACGGGCGAAGCCATAGCCTATTTGCGTTCTCTCGGTATAACAATCAGCCTCGGTCATTCCCTCGCCACGGCAACTCAGGCAGAACAAGCATTTAAACTAGGGGCAACAATGGTAACTCATGCCTTCAATGCCATGCCGGGACTCCACCACAGAGAACCTGGGTTGTTAGGTGCTGCCTTGGTACATCCTCAAGTGAAATGTGGGTTAATTGCTGACGGAGAACATATTTGCCCCACAATAATTCAAGTATTACTCCGTGCTGGCTGTTACGAACAAGGAATCTTTCTCGTCAGCGATGCCTTAGCACCTCTGGGGCTTCCAGATGGGGTATACCCTTGGGATACGCGGCAAATCGACGTGAAAAACGGTACAGCTAGACTGTTCGATGGTACCTTGGCTGGTACGACTCTACCACTACTCGTAGGAGTCCAGAACCTAGTTCGCTGGAATCTTTGTGACGTAGATACAGCGATCGCACTTGCTACCACCGCACCGCGACAGGCGAT from Chroococcidiopsis sp. SAG 2025 harbors:
- the nagA gene encoding N-acetylglucosamine-6-phosphate deacetylase, with protein sequence MTHSVDIINARVHGYAQLQGIRIDLHGQISAIEPMDRFIKKIPPANLQIINLAADLISLGGVDIQINGALGLAFPDLQATDIYKLQKISEYLWQQGIDAYLPTLVTTSVEDIQRSLAVIADYMQQQTTSLPTAQVLGVHLEGPFLNPQKRGAHPAEYLLPLTIPHIQQLLGDYARIVKVITLAPELDPTGEAIAYLRSLGITISLGHSLATATQAEQAFKLGATMVTHAFNAMPGLHHREPGLLGAALVHPQVKCGLIADGEHICPTIIQVLLRAGCYEQGIFLVSDALAPLGLPDGVYPWDTRQIDVKNGTARLFDGTLAGTTLPLLVGVQNLVRWNLCDVDTAIALATTAPRQAIALPTIQLGTPFHQLLRWQIKQDSKELTWKRLQ